In the genome of Fusobacterium necrogenes, one region contains:
- the hpt gene encoding hypoxanthine phosphoribosyltransferase: MEYTIKTLLTRKEVEKRIKELAKELEKDYQGREILVIGLLKGSVMFMTDLIKEINLPIVIDFMSVSSYSGTTSTGVINVLKDIDVDVKDKEVLIIEDIIDTGLTLSYVKKMLQKRGAKSLKICTLLDKPSRRTAEIKGDYIGFKIPDEFVVGYGLDYDQYHRNLPYIGIIVKK; this comes from the coding sequence GTGGAATATACTATAAAAACACTTTTAACGAGAAAGGAAGTGGAGAAAAGAATCAAAGAATTAGCAAAAGAGCTCGAAAAAGATTATCAAGGAAGAGAAATTTTAGTTATTGGGCTATTAAAAGGCTCTGTAATGTTTATGACAGATTTGATAAAAGAAATAAATTTGCCGATTGTGATTGATTTTATGAGTGTTTCTAGTTATTCTGGAACAACAAGTACAGGAGTAATTAATGTACTAAAAGATATAGATGTTGATGTAAAAGATAAAGAAGTTTTAATCATTGAAGATATAATAGATACTGGATTAACATTGAGTTATGTAAAAAAAATGTTGCAAAAGAGGGGGGCTAAAAGCTTAAAAATTTGTACTTTATTGGACAAGCCAAGTAGAAGAACTGCTGAAATAAAAGGAGATTATATAGGATTTAAAATTCCAGATGAATTTGTTGTAGGTTATGGATTAGACTATGATCAATACCATAGAAATTTGCCTTATATAGGTATTATTGTAAAAAAATAA